In Haemophilus parainfluenzae, one genomic interval encodes:
- a CDS encoding DUF5363 family protein — translation MSEQEKKGWFRKAVDEYNKFCSELGLDKGSCRGCMPRIEFDDDGKVKKEKPLEPLKK, via the coding sequence ATGAGCGAACAAGAAAAAAAAGGTTGGTTCCGTAAAGCGGTAGATGAATACAATAAATTTTGCAGTGAGCTTGGTTTAGATAAAGGTAGTTGTCGAGGTTGTATGCCACGCATTGAATTTGATGATGATGGTAAGGTAAAAAAAGAGAAACCACTAGAACCACTCAAAAAATAA
- a CDS encoding ribose-phosphate pyrophosphokinase, with the protein MPDIKLFAGNATPELAKKISERLYISLGDATVGRFSDGEIQVQINENVRGADVFIIQSTCAPTNDNLMELIVMVDALRRASAGRITAVVPYFGYARQDRRVRSARVPITAKVVADLLSTVGIDRVLTCDLHAEQIQGFFDVPVDNVFGSPVLLDDILKKTDLINPIVVSPDIGGVVRARAVAKLLNDTEMAIIDKRRPRANVSQVMHIIGDVADRDCILVDDMIDTGGTLCKAAEALKERGAKRVFAYATHAVFSGAAAQHLASDAIDEIVVTDTVPLSPEIKALGKVRVLTLSTMLAEAIRRISNEESISAMFE; encoded by the coding sequence ATGCCAGACATTAAACTCTTTGCTGGAAATGCTACGCCTGAGCTAGCGAAAAAGATTTCTGAACGTCTTTACATTTCATTAGGCGATGCCACCGTTGGACGCTTTAGCGACGGTGAAATCCAAGTGCAAATTAATGAAAATGTGCGTGGTGCAGACGTGTTTATTATCCAATCTACCTGTGCACCGACAAATGACAACCTGATGGAATTGATTGTAATGGTTGATGCTTTACGTCGTGCATCAGCTGGTCGTATTACTGCCGTTGTTCCTTATTTCGGTTATGCTCGTCAAGATCGTCGTGTACGTTCTGCTCGTGTTCCAATCACTGCAAAAGTCGTTGCTGATTTACTTTCAACTGTAGGAATTGACCGCGTATTAACCTGTGACTTACACGCAGAACAAATCCAAGGTTTCTTTGATGTGCCAGTTGATAACGTATTCGGTTCACCTGTTTTACTTGATGATATCTTGAAGAAAACCGATCTGATCAACCCTATCGTTGTTTCTCCAGATATAGGCGGTGTGGTACGTGCACGTGCGGTAGCGAAATTATTAAACGATACCGAAATGGCAATTATCGACAAACGTCGTCCACGCGCAAACGTATCGCAAGTTATGCACATTATCGGGGATGTAGCAGATCGTGATTGTATCCTTGTCGATGATATGATTGATACAGGTGGTACATTATGTAAAGCGGCTGAAGCATTAAAAGAACGCGGTGCAAAACGCGTATTTGCTTACGCAACTCACGCCGTATTCTCTGGTGCAGCAGCACAACATTTAGCGAGCGATGCCATTGATGAAATCGTGGTAACTGATACCGTTCCACTTTCACCAGAAATAAAAGCACTTGGTAAAGTACGTGTACTGACTCTTTCTACCATGCTTGCTGAAGCAATTCGTCGTATCAGCAATGAAGAATCTATTTCAGCAATGTTTGAATAA
- the argR gene encoding transcriptional regulator ArgR, translated as MSDQLTKAFKELLNQERFASQSEIVEALKNQGFQTINQSKVSRMLSKFGAVRARNTKMEMVYCLPSELSVPATSSPLKNLVLDIDHNDFVIVIKTSPGAAQLIARLLDSIGKPEGILGTIAGDDTIFVTPTKNTTIKALLAQIQTLFESSL; from the coding sequence ATGTCTGATCAATTAACAAAAGCATTTAAAGAACTGCTAAACCAAGAGCGATTTGCTTCTCAAAGTGAAATCGTTGAAGCCTTAAAGAATCAAGGATTCCAAACTATTAATCAATCTAAAGTTTCACGTATGTTAAGCAAATTTGGTGCAGTTCGAGCAAGAAATACCAAAATGGAGATGGTGTATTGCTTACCAAGTGAATTGAGTGTGCCCGCTACCAGCAGTCCATTAAAAAATTTGGTTTTGGATATTGATCACAATGATTTCGTCATCGTCATCAAAACCTCTCCAGGTGCAGCCCAATTAATCGCTCGTTTACTAGACTCCATTGGTAAACCAGAAGGAATTTTAGGTACGATTGCTGGAGATGACACTATATTTGTCACCCCAACAAAAAATACAACAATTAAAGCGCTTTTAGCACAAATTCAAACACTCTTTGAGAGCAGCTTATAA
- the mfd gene encoding transcription-repair coupling factor gives MKTTYFNFDIPTQPNDHKILGNVLASADALAVSEIAEQYDGLTVVVTPDTKSAVRLSQVLPDLTSQSVQFFPDWETLPYDSFSPHQEIISSRLSALFHLQNTKKGIFVLPISTLMQRVCPPKYLQHNVLLIKKGDRLVIEKLRLQLESAGYRSVEQVLEHGEYAVRGSLLDLFPMGSAVPFRLDFFDDEIDSIRTFDVDTQRTLDEIQSINLLPAHEFPTDEKGIEFFRTQFRETFGEIRRDPEHIYQQISKGTLISGIEYWQPLFFDEMATLFDYLPEKTLFVDMETNQAQGERFYLDAKQRYEHRKVDPMRPLLPPERLWLSIDAVNHALKNYPKINFKAEKVRSSVRQKNLAVSALPAVTIQSQQKEPLSQLRQFIEHFKGNVLFSVETEGRRETLLDLLSPLKIKPKQIKTLSEANQDKFNLWVSRLEQGFILDETKLAVITEHEILGERVQQRQRDKRKAVNPDTLVRNLAELKIGQPVVHLDHGVGRYGGLVTLDTGGLKAEYLLINYANESKLYVPVGSLHLISRYVGGSDETAPLHKLGNESWAKTRQKAAEKIRDVAAELLDVYAQREVKKGFEFKYDREEFQQFAATFPFEETHDQAMAINAVISDMCQPKAMDRLVCGDVGFGKTEVAMRAAFLAVMNHKQVAVLVPTTLLAQQHYENFKDRFANLPVNVEVLSRFKTAKEQKQILENLAEGKVDILIGTHKLIQSDVKFSDLGLLIIDEEHRFGVGQKEKIKQLRANIDILTLTATPIPRTLNMAMNGIRDLSIIATPPARRVSIKTFVRQKDDLIIREAILREILRGGQVYYLHNDVASIENTAEKLTALVPEARVVIGHGQMRERELERVMSDFYHQRYNVLVCSTIIETGIDVPTANTIIIERADNFGLAQLHQLRGRVGRSHHQAYAYLLTPPPKLMTKDAKRRLEALESLDNLGAGFILATHDLEIRGAGELLGNEQSGQIESIGFSLYMELLDAAVKALKEGREPSLEEITHQQAEIELRVPALLPDDYLGDVNMRLSFYKRIAAAESKQELDELKVELIDRFGLLPEATKNLLQIAEMRLMVKPLKVLKIDAGAQGGFIEFSPSAKVDPEKFIKLIQQNPIVYRFDGPLKFKFVKALPENKERLEFVMDLVKTLTE, from the coding sequence ATGAAAACGACCTATTTTAATTTTGATATTCCGACTCAGCCCAATGATCATAAAATTCTTGGCAATGTATTGGCGAGTGCAGATGCACTTGCTGTTAGTGAAATTGCAGAGCAATACGATGGATTGACAGTGGTTGTGACACCAGATACCAAAAGTGCGGTTCGTTTATCACAAGTTTTACCGGATTTAACTTCTCAGTCCGTTCAGTTTTTTCCTGATTGGGAAACGTTGCCTTATGATTCTTTTTCTCCTCATCAAGAAATTATTTCTTCTCGTTTAAGTGCACTCTTTCATTTGCAAAATACTAAAAAAGGCATCTTTGTTTTACCGATTAGTACATTAATGCAACGTGTGTGCCCGCCGAAATATCTACAGCACAATGTCCTTTTGATTAAAAAAGGCGACCGTCTTGTCATTGAAAAATTGCGATTACAATTAGAGTCAGCAGGATATCGTTCCGTAGAGCAAGTACTAGAACATGGTGAATATGCTGTGCGCGGATCTCTTTTAGATCTTTTCCCAATGGGAAGTGCGGTTCCATTTCGCTTAGATTTTTTTGATGATGAAATTGATTCGATTCGTACTTTTGATGTTGATACGCAGCGAACGTTAGATGAAATTCAATCTATTAATTTATTACCTGCACACGAATTTCCAACTGATGAGAAAGGTATTGAGTTTTTCCGCACACAATTTAGAGAAACCTTTGGTGAAATTCGTCGTGATCCAGAACATATTTATCAGCAAATCAGTAAAGGCACACTAATCTCAGGGATTGAATATTGGCAGCCGCTATTCTTTGATGAAATGGCAACGTTGTTTGATTACTTGCCAGAAAAAACGTTGTTTGTGGATATGGAAACAAATCAAGCACAAGGAGAACGTTTTTATCTTGATGCCAAACAGCGTTATGAGCATCGAAAAGTTGATCCAATGCGCCCTCTTTTGCCGCCAGAACGTTTGTGGCTAAGCATTGATGCGGTAAATCATGCATTAAAAAATTATCCTAAAATTAATTTTAAAGCAGAAAAAGTGCGGTCATCTGTTCGTCAGAAAAATTTAGCGGTGTCCGCATTACCAGCAGTGACCATTCAATCACAGCAAAAAGAACCGTTATCGCAACTTCGTCAGTTTATTGAGCATTTTAAAGGAAATGTTTTATTTTCAGTTGAAACTGAAGGACGACGTGAAACTTTACTGGATTTGCTTTCACCATTAAAAATTAAACCAAAACAAATTAAAACCTTATCTGAAGCCAATCAAGACAAGTTTAATTTGTGGGTAAGCCGTCTTGAGCAAGGTTTTATTCTTGATGAGACCAAATTAGCTGTCATTACTGAACATGAAATTTTAGGTGAGCGAGTACAACAACGTCAGCGTGATAAACGTAAGGCGGTGAATCCTGATACCTTAGTGCGTAATCTGGCAGAATTAAAAATTGGGCAGCCTGTGGTGCATTTAGATCATGGTGTTGGGCGTTATGGTGGCTTAGTGACACTCGATACTGGGGGATTAAAAGCAGAATATTTGCTGATCAATTATGCGAATGAATCCAAACTTTATGTGCCTGTTGGTTCTCTTCATTTAATTAGTCGCTATGTTGGTGGCTCAGATGAAACCGCACCATTACATAAATTAGGTAATGAATCGTGGGCGAAAACGCGTCAAAAAGCCGCAGAAAAAATTCGTGATGTGGCAGCTGAATTACTTGATGTATATGCCCAACGAGAAGTGAAAAAAGGTTTTGAATTTAAATATGATCGTGAGGAATTCCAGCAATTCGCTGCAACCTTTCCTTTTGAAGAAACGCACGATCAAGCCATGGCGATTAACGCAGTCATTTCGGATATGTGTCAGCCTAAAGCGATGGACCGTTTAGTTTGTGGTGATGTAGGCTTTGGGAAGACGGAAGTGGCGATGCGCGCCGCATTTTTGGCGGTAATGAATCATAAACAAGTGGCTGTATTAGTCCCAACAACCTTGTTAGCTCAACAGCACTACGAGAATTTTAAAGATCGTTTTGCCAATCTGCCAGTTAATGTAGAAGTACTTTCTCGCTTTAAAACAGCCAAAGAGCAAAAACAAATCTTAGAAAATTTAGCCGAAGGAAAAGTCGATATTCTGATTGGAACCCACAAATTGATTCAATCTGATGTGAAGTTTTCTGATCTTGGCTTGCTTATCATTGATGAAGAACATCGTTTTGGTGTAGGACAGAAAGAGAAAATTAAACAACTTCGAGCGAATATTGATATTTTAACGCTTACCGCAACGCCAATTCCTCGTACTTTGAATATGGCGATGAATGGTATTCGCGATCTTTCTATTATTGCAACACCACCGGCTCGTCGAGTGAGTATCAAAACGTTTGTTCGCCAGAAAGATGATTTAATCATTCGTGAAGCGATTCTGCGTGAGATTTTGCGTGGTGGGCAAGTTTATTATTTGCATAATGATGTGGCGAGTATTGAAAATACAGCAGAAAAACTGACCGCACTTGTCCCTGAGGCTCGAGTCGTCATTGGTCATGGCCAAATGCGAGAGCGTGAACTTGAACGAGTGATGAGTGATTTTTATCATCAACGTTATAACGTATTAGTTTGTTCCACCATTATTGAAACAGGGATTGACGTACCAACGGCAAATACGATCATCATTGAACGCGCAGATAACTTTGGTTTAGCTCAGCTTCACCAGTTGCGTGGTCGAGTAGGGCGTTCCCATCATCAAGCTTATGCGTATTTGCTTACACCTCCGCCGAAATTAATGACGAAAGATGCGAAACGTCGTTTAGAGGCATTAGAAAGTTTAGATAACTTAGGTGCAGGTTTCATTCTTGCGACGCATGATTTAGAAATTCGCGGTGCAGGTGAATTATTAGGGAATGAACAAAGTGGGCAAATTGAAAGCATCGGTTTTTCACTTTATATGGAATTACTTGATGCGGCAGTTAAAGCCTTAAAAGAGGGAAGAGAACCTTCATTAGAAGAGATTACACATCAGCAAGCTGAAATTGAGTTACGTGTTCCAGCATTATTGCCAGATGATTATCTTGGTGATGTGAATATGCGTTTGTCGTTCTATAAACGCATTGCAGCGGCAGAAAGTAAGCAAGAGTTAGATGAATTAAAAGTTGAATTAATTGATCGCTTTGGCCTATTACCTGAAGCAACTAAAAATCTTTTACAAATTGCTGAGATGCGTTTAATGGTGAAACCATTAAAAGTACTGAAAATCGATGCAGGGGCTCAAGGTGGCTTTATTGAATTCTCACCTTCAGCAAAAGTTGATCCAGAAAAATTCATCAAATTAATTCAACAAAATCCAATTGTTTATCGCTTTGATGGTCCATTAAAATTTAAGTTTGTGAAAGCACTTCCAGAAAACAAAGAGCGGTTAGAATTTGTGATGGATTTGGTGAAGACGCTTACTGAGTAG
- a CDS encoding ATP-binding protein — MKNFRYFAQRYVDWVIRLGRVRFSLLGIAILAILALCIQILLSTLFSDGIHWSDIVRSITFGLFTAPFVIYFFTLLVERLERSRLELSKTLARLEKNNRDKSTLLATISHELRTPLNGIIGLSRILLDDKLTEQQQNYLNTINLSAVSLGHIFSDIIDLDKIDSKRIELNIQPCDFHSLLNDFYNFGTLMAEQKGLKFSLNQDENLPNWLYLDRARISQILWNLIGNAVKFTDKGEVILTVQKIQDNQYQFSVADTGAGIASCELDKIFTMYYQVKDNIHRSAGSGIGLAISKNLAQLMQGDLTVESELDKGSTFYLTIIADKAQANEMNAETAMQHLSILLVEDVELNVVVAKSILEKQRHYVDVAMNGEQAIRLFEKNTYDIVFLDIKLPDMSGFDIAHYLRKNYEEGIYDFLPPLIAFTANVMHSEEEYQEQGMDGVLRKPLSLVELRQCFKTFLGDDIECISDEEETSHVQEGINISLIELIGKSQAKANVALFKQWMPIYLDELETAYDDYLANSDMQQTVSDVAHKIKGAAASVGLVNVQNIAKQAQDTSLPNWTLDIASWIKQLSNEWPQNLAELEAYLEK; from the coding sequence ATGAAAAATTTTAGATATTTTGCACAACGCTATGTTGACTGGGTTATTCGATTAGGTCGAGTTCGCTTCTCTTTACTTGGCATTGCTATTCTTGCGATTTTGGCTCTTTGTATACAAATCTTATTAAGTACATTGTTTAGTGATGGTATTCACTGGAGTGATATTGTTCGCTCGATCACTTTTGGTTTGTTTACTGCTCCTTTTGTTATTTATTTCTTTACGCTACTTGTTGAGCGATTAGAACGTTCCCGTTTGGAGCTCTCTAAAACGCTTGCTCGATTAGAAAAAAACAATCGTGATAAAAGTACCTTACTGGCTACCATTAGCCATGAGTTACGTACCCCATTAAATGGAATCATTGGCTTAAGTCGAATTTTATTAGATGATAAATTAACGGAACAACAACAGAATTATCTGAATACGATTAATCTAAGTGCGGTCAGTTTAGGTCATATTTTTAGTGATATTATTGATTTAGATAAGATTGACTCTAAACGTATTGAATTAAATATCCAGCCTTGTGATTTCCATTCACTACTTAATGATTTCTATAATTTTGGTACCTTAATGGCAGAACAAAAGGGGCTAAAGTTTTCTTTAAACCAGGATGAGAATTTACCTAATTGGCTTTATCTTGACCGTGCTCGCATCAGCCAAATTCTTTGGAATTTAATTGGTAATGCTGTGAAGTTTACTGACAAAGGTGAAGTTATCCTAACAGTACAGAAAATCCAAGATAATCAATATCAATTTAGTGTTGCAGATACGGGAGCAGGTATTGCTTCTTGCGAGCTGGATAAGATTTTTACTATGTATTATCAAGTTAAAGATAATATTCACCGTTCCGCAGGAAGTGGCATCGGTCTTGCGATTTCTAAGAATCTTGCGCAGTTAATGCAAGGGGATTTAACAGTTGAAAGTGAGTTGGATAAAGGTTCTACTTTTTATTTAACGATTATTGCGGATAAAGCCCAAGCTAATGAGATGAATGCTGAAACAGCCATGCAGCACCTTTCTATTTTATTAGTTGAAGATGTTGAATTGAATGTGGTTGTAGCTAAAAGTATTCTTGAAAAGCAGAGGCATTATGTTGATGTTGCTATGAATGGCGAACAGGCGATCCGATTATTTGAGAAAAATACCTATGATATTGTTTTTCTTGATATTAAATTACCAGATATGTCAGGTTTTGATATCGCCCACTATCTACGGAAAAACTACGAAGAAGGGATTTACGATTTTCTCCCGCCTTTAATTGCCTTTACAGCGAACGTGATGCACAGTGAAGAAGAATATCAAGAACAGGGTATGGATGGTGTATTACGCAAGCCACTTTCTTTGGTTGAATTACGTCAGTGCTTTAAAACTTTTTTAGGCGATGATATTGAATGTATCTCTGATGAGGAAGAAACTTCTCACGTTCAAGAAGGCATCAATATTTCACTTATTGAGTTAATCGGAAAATCTCAAGCTAAAGCTAATGTGGCGTTATTTAAACAATGGATGCCGATTTATTTAGATGAATTAGAAACAGCCTATGACGATTATCTTGCAAACTCAGATATGCAACAAACGGTGTCAGATGTCGCACATAAAATTAAAGGTGCAGCTGCGTCGGTAGGGCTTGTTAATGTTCAAAATATCGCAAAACAGGCTCAAGATACCTCATTGCCAAATTGGACATTGGATATTGCTTCATGGATAAAGCAACTCAGTAATGAATGGCCTCAAAATTTAGCTGAATTGGAAGCCTATTTAGAAAAATAA
- a CDS encoding TIGR01777 family oxidoreductase, producing MNILVTGGTGFVGKALVTALLSRGDSVTVLTRSIEKAQSIFPEKTPQFLTALSALNNLNDFDAVVNLAGEPIFDKRWTAQQKEKLRHSRIDLTQQIVQLINQSEYPPALISGSATGIYGNCGEDVITEDTNPSTQFTAQLCIDWENAAKQANTRVCLVRTGLVLSPKGGAFAKILPLYRFGLGGKLGNGEQYWSWIVLEDMVKGLLFLLDHNACEGAFNFTAPHPVKNKTFNQLLGQALHRPCFAQVPQFLLTTILGERACILLDSQNAYPKHLLDCGFTFQYESLKDYFNHIL from the coding sequence ATGAATATCTTAGTGACTGGTGGAACAGGATTTGTTGGGAAAGCCTTAGTTACGGCACTCCTGTCTCGTGGCGATAGCGTTACCGTATTAACCCGCTCTATTGAAAAAGCCCAATCTATTTTTCCTGAAAAAACACCTCAATTTTTAACTGCACTTTCAGCACTCAATAATTTAAATGATTTTGATGCGGTCGTTAATCTTGCTGGAGAGCCAATCTTTGATAAAAGATGGACAGCTCAACAAAAAGAAAAACTGCGTCATAGCCGCATTGATTTAACACAGCAGATTGTTCAACTTATTAATCAAAGTGAATATCCCCCAGCTCTGATTTCAGGTTCTGCAACTGGAATTTATGGAAACTGTGGCGAAGATGTGATCACTGAAGACACAAATCCAAGTACTCAATTTACCGCACAGCTTTGTATTGATTGGGAAAATGCAGCAAAACAAGCCAATACAAGAGTCTGTTTAGTGAGAACCGGATTAGTGCTTTCTCCAAAAGGCGGGGCTTTTGCTAAAATTCTACCGCTCTATCGCTTTGGATTAGGCGGCAAATTAGGGAATGGTGAGCAATATTGGAGCTGGATCGTGTTAGAGGATATGGTAAAAGGCCTGCTCTTTTTACTTGATCATAATGCTTGCGAAGGGGCTTTTAATTTTACTGCGCCACATCCTGTTAAAAACAAGACCTTTAACCAATTATTAGGTCAAGCATTACATCGTCCTTGTTTTGCTCAAGTGCCTCAATTTTTATTAACTACTATTCTAGGCGAGCGCGCTTGCATTCTTTTAGACAGTCAGAATGCCTATCCAAAACATTTGCTAGATTGTGGATTTACATTCCAATATGAAAGCTTAAAAGATTACTTCAATCACATCCTTTAA
- a CDS encoding tRNA(Met) cytidine acetyltransferase TmcA: MTRHFQILVSENMPSNLPANTLIINEFSKIQNLLGQEFETILFDARKGIHLEALAIAAGTLKMNGSLIVLLSNWEKLHSQIDEDSLRWSGSLEAIATPRFMTYFKYCIHKYGFPVLYHQNDLKFDRTFQQLFVNYNATLDQQKIIEQILQKESELYFLTAKRGRGKSALAGLLANQLDTKIYLTAPNKSAVKILAEFSQKEIIFIAPDELFLALQNAPSFSENAWLFVDEAAMLPIAQLSAFSHHFKHILFTTTIHSYEGTGRGFELKFKQKINRTFSDFELIEPLRWSKDDGLEAFIDELLLLNVEDDFKQTPYDKSKICQITERSQEEILSSLPQFYGLMTLAHYRTSPLDLRRLFDANSQCFFTAESEQNLLGAVWALKEGGIEDSALIEAIQQGTRRPKGNLVPQALCFHAQQQKAYELHSLRISRIAVQPMWQQHGIGTQLIEYITQNADVDYLSVSFGYTKELAQFWQKCGFSLVHLGEHLEASSGCYSAIALKGLSTQGIELEKEATQSFQRNIPLSFHPLVQEFNITSVDWELIDEDWLSLKNFAYFHRTLASALPAIRRFLMNLDEKDCPLMRDYFITKQIPYNKKNGLKLLRSEIAQKLKKEAK, encoded by the coding sequence ATGACCCGTCATTTTCAAATTTTAGTCAGTGAGAATATGCCGTCTAATTTGCCGGCAAATACCTTGATCATTAATGAGTTTTCTAAAATTCAAAATCTTCTTGGACAAGAGTTTGAGACGATCTTGTTTGATGCACGGAAAGGCATCCATTTAGAGGCACTCGCTATTGCGGCTGGCACATTGAAAATGAATGGTTCCTTAATTGTATTGCTATCAAATTGGGAGAAACTTCATTCTCAAATAGATGAAGATAGTCTCCGTTGGTCAGGTTCACTTGAGGCAATTGCTACACCAAGATTTATGACATATTTTAAGTATTGTATCCATAAATATGGTTTTCCCGTCCTTTATCATCAAAATGATTTAAAATTTGACCGCACTTTTCAGCAATTATTTGTCAATTACAACGCAACCTTAGATCAGCAGAAAATCATTGAGCAAATCTTACAAAAAGAATCTGAACTCTACTTTCTTACCGCTAAACGAGGAAGAGGGAAATCAGCTCTAGCAGGCTTATTAGCGAATCAACTGGATACTAAAATTTACCTCACCGCACCGAATAAAAGTGCGGTTAAAATTTTGGCAGAATTTTCACAAAAAGAGATTATCTTTATTGCACCAGATGAGCTTTTCCTTGCTTTGCAAAATGCTCCTTCTTTTTCTGAAAATGCTTGGCTTTTTGTTGATGAGGCGGCAATGCTACCGATTGCTCAACTTAGCGCTTTTTCTCATCATTTTAAGCATATTCTATTTACGACTACCATCCATAGTTATGAGGGAACTGGGCGAGGCTTTGAGCTTAAATTTAAGCAAAAAATTAACCGCACTTTTTCTGACTTTGAGCTTATTGAACCGCTACGTTGGTCTAAAGATGATGGTTTAGAGGCGTTTATTGATGAGCTTTTATTATTGAATGTAGAGGATGATTTTAAACAAACGCCATACGATAAAAGCAAAATATGCCAAATCACTGAACGCTCACAAGAGGAAATACTTTCTTCATTGCCCCAATTCTATGGCTTGATGACATTAGCTCATTATCGTACATCACCATTAGATCTACGGCGATTATTTGATGCCAATTCACAGTGTTTTTTTACCGCTGAAAGTGAGCAAAATTTACTAGGCGCAGTTTGGGCATTAAAAGAAGGCGGGATTGAAGATTCAGCCCTCATTGAAGCAATTCAGCAAGGGACTAGACGCCCTAAAGGTAATCTTGTCCCGCAAGCACTTTGTTTTCATGCTCAACAACAAAAGGCTTATGAATTGCATTCTTTACGTATTTCGAGAATTGCGGTTCAGCCTATGTGGCAGCAACATGGTATTGGTACACAACTTATTGAATATATCACGCAAAATGCCGATGTAGATTATTTATCAGTGAGTTTCGGTTATACCAAAGAACTGGCTCAATTTTGGCAGAAATGTGGTTTTTCTCTTGTTCATTTAGGCGAGCATTTAGAGGCAAGTAGTGGTTGTTATTCAGCTATCGCTCTAAAAGGGCTTTCTACACAAGGCATTGAATTAGAAAAAGAAGCAACACAATCTTTTCAACGGAATATACCTTTGTCTTTCCATCCTCTCGTTCAGGAATTTAATATCACATCAGTAGATTGGGAATTGATTGACGAAGATTGGCTCAGCTTAAAAAATTTTGCTTATTTTCACCGCACTTTAGCTTCCGCTTTGCCGGCAATTCGTCGATTTTTAATGAATTTAGATGAAAAAGATTGCCCTTTAATGAGAGATTATTTCATCACAAAACAGATACCCTATAATAAGAAAAATGGGTTAAAATTATTACGTTCGGAAATTGCACAAAAATTAAAAAAGGAGGCAAAATGA
- the mdh gene encoding malate dehydrogenase, with amino-acid sequence MKVAVLGAAGGIGQALALLLKLQLPAESELALYDIAPVTPGVAKDVSHIPTAVKVEGFAGEDPTPALKGADVVLISAGVARKPGMDRSDLFNINAGIVRNLIEHVAKTCPKACVGIITNPVNTTVAIAAEVLKKAGVYDKRKLFGVTTLDVLRSETFVSELKGLNVSRTSVPVIGGHSGVTILPLLSQVQYAEWKEEEIAPLTKRIQNAGTEVVEAKAGGGSATLSMAQAAARFARSLVKGLSGETVVECTYVEGDGKYARFFAQPVRLGKEGVEEILPIGTLSKFEQEALETMLPTLRADIELGEKFING; translated from the coding sequence ATGAAAGTTGCAGTATTAGGCGCAGCAGGCGGTATTGGTCAAGCATTAGCCTTATTACTTAAATTACAATTACCCGCTGAAAGTGAATTAGCACTTTATGATATCGCACCAGTGACACCAGGTGTTGCTAAAGATGTGAGTCATATCCCAACAGCAGTTAAAGTTGAAGGTTTTGCGGGTGAAGATCCAACCCCTGCGCTTAAAGGTGCTGATGTCGTTTTAATTTCTGCAGGGGTTGCACGTAAACCTGGTATGGATCGTTCAGATCTTTTCAATATCAATGCGGGTATCGTGCGCAACTTAATTGAACATGTTGCAAAAACTTGTCCAAAAGCTTGTGTAGGTATTATCACCAACCCTGTGAATACAACTGTTGCAATTGCTGCAGAAGTATTGAAAAAAGCAGGTGTTTACGACAAACGTAAATTATTTGGTGTTACCACTTTAGACGTATTACGTTCTGAAACATTTGTATCTGAATTAAAAGGCTTGAATGTTTCTCGTACAAGCGTACCGGTAATTGGTGGCCACTCAGGTGTAACCATTCTTCCATTACTTTCACAAGTTCAATATGCTGAGTGGAAAGAAGAGGAAATTGCACCATTAACTAAACGTATCCAAAACGCAGGTACTGAAGTGGTTGAAGCAAAAGCAGGTGGCGGTTCTGCGACACTTTCTATGGCTCAAGCTGCAGCACGTTTTGCTCGTTCATTAGTGAAAGGCTTAAGTGGTGAAACTGTCGTTGAATGTACTTATGTAGAAGGTGACGGTAAATACGCACGTTTCTTCGCTCAGCCAGTACGTTTAGGTAAGGAAGGTGTAGAAGAAATTTTACCAATCGGCACTTTAAGCAAATTTGAACAAGAAGCTTTAGAAACAATGTTACCAACATTGCGTGCCGATATTGAATTAGGCGAAAAATTTATTAACGGTTAA